The Deltaproteobacteria bacterium genomic interval CGAGATTTGTTCCCGTATCCTCGCAGGAGACGCCCTATTACATGGAAGAATCCTGTAAAATATTTCAGCGACATTGGAGTGAAGGGAAAATCAGCAAGCTGATTCTCATTCCATCCATTATTCTGGATTTTCTTTGCATCCATCCTTTCATGGACGGGAATGGTCGCATATCCCGCCTGCTAACTGTTTTGCTTCTGCACAAAGCGGGATACGAAGTTGCGCGCTATATCAGTTTGGAAAGAATCATCGAGAATGCCAAGATATCTTATTACGATGTTTTGCATCGCTCCTCGCAACATTGGCATGAAGGCAGACACGACATAAAACCATGGTGGGAATATTTTTTATCTACATTGATCATGGCGTATCGGGAACTGGAAGATCGGGTTGGGATGATAACCAAAGGGCGCGGGGCAAAGACGAATCTGATTGAATCCGCCGTGGAAAACATGCCTTCGACTTTTGGTATTTCCGATGTTGAACGGGCCTGCCCGTCGGTTGGGAGAGACATGATCCGGATTATTCTGAATAAATTGCGCCACGATGGAAAACTGCAATCAACCGGTGCGGGCCGCGGAGCCAAGTGGAAAAAAAATTAAGGAGCCACGAGGAAAGTTCTTTGCTCTGTTAGATGGTGGTCGGAGAAGCGGTCGTGGAGGATGAGGACTAGTGTATAGTGGCCGGGTTGGGCGTTTGGGGGGAGGGCAAGGGTGTTTACAATTTCCAAAGGGATCTCGGGATTTTTAAGCATTTGATGGAAGTCGACAATGTTTTCCTGCTTAAAGCCAACCGCGTTGTCGGGATATTGAACCGTTAAATCTTCCTGAATCCACGCTTCGTTATTGCGCACGGTAAAACCTGTAACATCAAACGAAAAATAAATGGTCTCGCCCGGTTTGTATTCGGCGCTTGGGCGCAGAGTTGTCCGGTCGGGCAGGACATAAGAAAATCGCCTGATGAAAAGATTTTGAGCAACTCCGGGAACCGGGGCCAATCCTGCTCTTCCTCCCACTCGGATTGTGAAAATTTTTGGAATAAAATCGATTTTAAAGAAAGGGGAGAGATAATTTCTTGGATTGGTGAGTCCCACCGCCCAGACACCCGCAATGACGGCAATAGAAATCACAACACCGATTGCCACTTTCCACGAGCGTTTCGCATAAACCACAAAAGTTCCCGCGACAAAATCGGATGGTTTTTGATTGTGTGAGGATAAATAAAGAATCGCCCAACCGAGCGGGTTTGTGTCGAACAGTTTAAAAAAGGAACGAAGCATGACTTCCGTGAAACCGACAGGGGCTCCCTCTTCCTGTGAAAGTTGACAACCGAAAATCCATTGACCGAGGGTTGTGTTAAAAAGAGTTTCCCAAGTAACGTGCCAGAGTAGATAGAAAAGAGGAAGCAGGAGGATCACGAGAAAACTGAAGATGGGTCTTTGATAGTCGATCAAAAGACAAATTCCGCCGATCCATGCGGCGCTGAAAAGAAGATCAATACTGCCGGTAATCAAGCGAACGGTGGCGGAAGCGGTATTGCCGAAGATTGTGAAGTGTTGTGAGGGGGCGCGCCGGTGTTGCTGGACCGTTGTTCCGGCAATAATATCCCCAATGCGCTGTCGCAGTTTCAACTTTTCCAGAAGAATCCACGTCGGCAAAATCAGAAAGAGATAATCCAAAGGTCTGAAAAAATTGCGCAGGATGATGGCAAACAGCGAAGGGGATTCCCCATTTTTTTTGATGACCGAAAGTCTGCTGAAAAATTTCCCCAAACTTGTAAAAAAAACTCCTTCGCTGATGAAAAAATACAAAAAACAAAAGAGAAGGAAAATGGCGTGAAAAATAGTAACGTGATTGCTTTGCGCCGGAAAGGGCCGCAGAAACTCCCGCCAGATGATGTAGTTGTAGCCCAATAGAGCGCCGAAGTAGATGTAAAACAGGACAAGAAAATCAAAAAGACCCGAAGCCATGCGATCTCTAAGAGAAGCAACGCGAAACCCGATCTGCGAAATGGGAGTCACTTCCTCTTCTTCTTTATCT includes:
- a CDS encoding RDD family protein; translation: MADENQTNPDDATELVSPEELKESEEGFTNTLAKWEAEDKEEEEVTPISQIGFRVASLRDRMASGLFDFLVLFYIYFGALLGYNYIIWREFLRPFPAQSNHVTIFHAIFLLFCFLYFFISEGVFFTSLGKFFSRLSVIKKNGESPSLFAIILRNFFRPLDYLFLILPTWILLEKLKLRQRIGDIIAGTTVQQHRRAPSQHFTIFGNTASATVRLITGSIDLLFSAAWIGGICLLIDYQRPIFSFLVILLLPLFYLLWHVTWETLFNTTLGQWIFGCQLSQEEGAPVGFTEVMLRSFFKLFDTNPLGWAILYLSSHNQKPSDFVAGTFVVYAKRSWKVAIGVVISIAVIAGVWAVGLTNPRNYLSPFFKIDFIPKIFTIRVGGRAGLAPVPGVAQNLFIRRFSYVLPDRTTLRPSAEYKPGETIYFSFDVTGFTVRNNEAWIQEDLTVQYPDNAVGFKQENIVDFHQMLKNPEIPLEIVNTLALPPNAQPGHYTLVLILHDRFSDHHLTEQRTFLVAP
- a CDS encoding Fic family protein, which produces MKSLNIAYLELNALPIGLGQMMQTLGEYKGKQDLYTKQTPQVLETLKQAAIVQSSESSNRIEGITVVPERLKAILLQHSKPKDRSEAEIIGYRNVLEKIHIQFDSIDLTPKTILKFHEDMLKASGIPAGIWKQRDNTIEEKLPEGRWVTRFVPVSSQETPYYMEESCKIFQRHWSEGKISKLILIPSIILDFLCIHPFMDGNGRISRLLTVLLLHKAGYEVARYISLERIIENAKISYYDVLHRSSQHWHEGRHDIKPWWEYFLSTLIMAYRELEDRVGMITKGRGAKTNLIESAVENMPSTFGISDVERACPSVGRDMIRIILNKLRHDGKLQSTGAGRGAKWKKN